Genomic window (Alteromonas pelagimontana):
ATGATGCACCTGTGCTCGCCAGTGCTGATGTAGCGGTAGCGGTGGGAAATGCAACCGACATAGCCAAGAGCGCTGCCGATGTCATATTGTTAGGGGAACATTTAACCAGTCTGCCTCGGCTTTTTCGCGTGGCGGAAAAAACGCAACAAACTATTAAACAGAATATTGGCTGGGCAATTGCTTATAATCTGTTGGTACTACCATTCGCGATTAGTGGCATATTGACTCCGTGGATGGCGGTAGTGGGTATGTCTGCAAGTAGTATAATTGTGGTGACCAACTCGACTCGCTTACTTAAATAGGCAAATCATGAGCATAATCTATGTACTGATCCCATTAGCAATCGTTTTAGTGGCTATTGGAATAGCAGTGTTTTTCTGGGCTGTAAAATCAAATCAATTTGAAGATCTTGAGCGACAAGGCTACAGCATTTTGTTTGATGACGATCTTCCCCCTGAGGAAAAAAAACTCGCGGAAGAGCGAAAAAAGCAGAATGATCGAAACTGATATACTTTCTGCGTTTCTTATCGGCTTGGCAGGTGGCGTACACTGCGTGGGTATGTGTGGCGGCATTGCTACCGCGTTACGGGTGGTTACACCACCGAATGCGAATCCGTGGCCTTACACACTTTCCTACAATATCGGACGTATCAGCAGTTACACAGCAGCAGGAGCCATTACCGGCGCGATTGGTCAGATATCA
Coding sequences:
- the ccoS gene encoding cbb3-type cytochrome oxidase assembly protein CcoS, giving the protein MSIIYVLIPLAIVLVAIGIAVFFWAVKSNQFEDLERQGYSILFDDDLPPEEKKLAEERKKQNDRN